A single window of Bacillus alveayuensis DNA harbors:
- a CDS encoding DNA-directed RNA polymerase subunit beta' (product_source=KO:K03046; cath_funfam=2.40.40.20,2.40.50.100; cog=COG0086; ko=KO:K03046; pfam=PF00623,PF04983,PF04997,PF04998,PF05000; smart=SM00663; superfamily=64484; tigrfam=TIGR02386), with protein sequence MLDVNNFEYMNIGLASPDKIRSWSYGEVKKPETINYRTLKPEKDGLFCERIFGPTKDWECHCGKYKRVRYKGVVCDRCGVEVTRAKVRRERMGHIELAAPVSHIWYFKGIPSRMGLVLDMSPRALEEVIYFASYVVTDPGDTPLEKKQLLSEKEYRTYREKYGNSFQASMGAEAIKKLLQDIDLDKEVEQLKEELKSSQGQRRTRAIKRLEVLEAFRNSGNKPSWMILDVLPVIPPELRPMVQLDGGRFATSDLNDLYRRVINRNNRLKRLLDLGAPSIIVQNEKRMLQEAVDALIDNGRRGRPVTGPGNRPLKSLSHMLKGKQGRFRQNLLGKRVDYSGRSVIVVGPNLKMYQCGLPKEMALELFKPFVMKELVEKGLAHNIKSAKRKIERVHPEVWDVLEEVIKEHPVLLNRAPTLHRLGIQAFEPTLVEGRAIRLHPLVCTAYNADFDGDQMAVHVPLSAEAQAEARILMLAAQNILNPKDGKPVVTPSQDMVLGNYYLTMEREGAIGEGKVFKDTDEALIAYQNGYVHLHTRVAVHADSLKNETFTEEQNKKLLITTVGKLIFNEILPNSFPYINEPTAENIQEKTPDKYFIDPSVNVKEHIQNQEIIPPFKKGILGKIIAEVFKRFAITETSKMLDRLKDLGFKYSTKAGITIGVSDIVVLGEKEEILREAQAKVDNVMKQFRRGLITEDERYDRVISIWSAAKDTIQSKLMKSLDKMNPIFMMSDSGARGNASNFTQLAGMRGLMANPAGRIIELPIKSSFREGLTVLEYFISTHGARKGLADTALKTADSGYLTRRLVDVAQDVIIREEDCGTDRGILARALQDGTEVIEKLEERIIGRYARRTVKHPETGEVLVKENEMITEDIASEIINAGIEEVWIRSAFTCNTRHGVCKKCYGRNLATGSEVEVGEAVGIIAAQSIGEPGTQLTMRTFHTGGVAGDDITQGLPRVQELFEARNPKGQAVISEIDGVVTEINEIRDKQQEIVVQGEVETRTYTAPFNARLKVSKGDKVERGQEITEGSVDPKELLKVKDILAVQEYLLREVQKVYRMQGVEIGDKHIEVMVRQMLRKVRVIDPGDTDVLPGTLLDVHQFTDANKKVLLEGKRPATGRPVLLGITKASLETESFLSAASFQETTRVLTDAAIKGKRDELLGLKENVIIGKLVPAGTGMPRYRKVKPVSKVQSTDTTVAVE encoded by the coding sequence TCTCCAAGAGCGTTAGAAGAAGTCATTTACTTTGCATCTTACGTTGTAACAGACCCTGGCGATACACCGTTAGAAAAGAAACAATTGTTATCAGAAAAAGAATACCGTACGTATCGGGAAAAATACGGTAATTCCTTCCAAGCGTCAATGGGTGCAGAAGCAATTAAAAAGCTTCTTCAAGATATTGACCTTGACAAAGAGGTTGAACAATTAAAAGAAGAGCTGAAGTCATCTCAAGGTCAACGTCGTACACGTGCGATTAAACGTTTGGAAGTGCTAGAAGCGTTTCGTAATTCTGGAAACAAACCATCTTGGATGATTTTGGATGTACTTCCAGTCATTCCTCCTGAATTGCGTCCAATGGTGCAATTAGATGGTGGACGTTTTGCAACATCTGACTTAAACGACTTATATCGTCGTGTCATTAATCGTAACAATCGCTTAAAACGCTTATTAGATTTAGGTGCACCAAGCATTATCGTTCAAAACGAGAAGCGTATGCTCCAAGAAGCAGTAGATGCACTGATTGATAATGGTCGTCGCGGTCGTCCTGTAACTGGACCTGGTAACAGACCACTCAAATCTCTTTCTCACATGTTGAAAGGTAAGCAAGGTCGCTTCCGTCAAAACTTACTCGGTAAGCGTGTTGATTATTCTGGACGTTCTGTTATCGTTGTAGGACCAAACTTAAAAATGTATCAATGTGGTCTTCCGAAAGAAATGGCCCTCGAATTATTTAAGCCATTTGTGATGAAAGAGTTAGTAGAAAAAGGGCTTGCTCACAACATTAAAAGTGCGAAACGGAAAATTGAACGTGTTCATCCTGAAGTATGGGATGTGTTAGAAGAGGTGATTAAAGAGCACCCTGTCTTATTAAACCGTGCTCCAACTCTTCATAGACTTGGTATTCAAGCGTTTGAACCAACGCTTGTTGAAGGGCGTGCCATTCGTCTTCACCCGCTTGTTTGTACAGCATATAACGCTGACTTTGACGGAGACCAAATGGCCGTACACGTTCCGTTATCTGCTGAAGCACAAGCCGAAGCTCGTATCTTAATGTTAGCGGCTCAAAATATTTTGAATCCGAAAGACGGTAAGCCAGTTGTAACACCTTCACAAGACATGGTATTAGGAAACTATTACTTAACAATGGAACGTGAAGGTGCGATCGGTGAAGGGAAAGTCTTTAAAGATACAGACGAAGCGTTAATTGCTTATCAAAATGGCTATGTGCACTTACACACTCGTGTAGCTGTGCATGCAGATTCTCTAAAAAATGAAACATTTACGGAGGAACAAAATAAAAAGTTATTAATCACAACTGTTGGTAAGTTAATCTTTAATGAGATTCTTCCAAACTCATTCCCTTACATTAACGAACCAACGGCAGAAAATATTCAAGAAAAAACACCTGACAAATATTTCATTGACCCTTCTGTAAATGTAAAAGAACATATTCAAAACCAAGAGATTATTCCGCCATTTAAAAAGGGTATCTTAGGAAAAATCATTGCGGAAGTCTTTAAACGATTTGCTATTACTGAAACATCCAAAATGCTTGACCGCTTAAAAGACTTAGGGTTTAAATACTCTACGAAAGCTGGAATTACGATTGGTGTTTCTGACATTGTCGTTCTAGGTGAAAAAGAAGAAATCTTGAGAGAAGCACAAGCAAAAGTAGACAATGTCATGAAACAGTTTAGACGTGGATTAATTACCGAAGATGAACGTTATGACAGAGTTATTTCTATCTGGAGTGCTGCGAAAGACACCATCCAAAGTAAGCTGATGAAATCTTTAGATAAGATGAATCCGATCTTCATGATGAGTGACTCTGGTGCTCGTGGTAACGCATCTAACTTCACGCAGCTTGCTGGTATGCGTGGATTGATGGCAAACCCAGCTGGTCGTATCATTGAGCTGCCGATTAAATCTAGCTTCCGTGAAGGATTAACCGTATTAGAGTACTTTATCTCTACACACGGTGCTCGTAAAGGTCTTGCGGATACAGCGTTAAAAACAGCGGACTCTGGTTATTTAACTCGCCGACTAGTAGATGTTGCTCAAGATGTAATTATTCGTGAAGAAGACTGTGGTACTGACCGTGGTATTTTAGCAAGAGCACTACAAGATGGTACAGAAGTCATCGAAAAGCTTGAGGAACGCATTATTGGACGATATGCACGCAGAACCGTAAAACACCCAGAAACTGGCGAAGTTCTAGTAAAAGAAAATGAAATGATTACAGAGGATATTGCTAGCGAGATTATTAATGCTGGTATTGAAGAAGTATGGATTCGTTCTGCGTTTACATGTAACACAAGACACGGTGTATGTAAAAAATGTTATGGACGTAATTTAGCAACTGGATCCGAGGTTGAAGTCGGTGAAGCTGTCGGTATTATCGCGGCTCAATCTATTGGTGAACCAGGTACACAGTTAACAATGCGTACATTCCACACAGGTGGGGTTGCGGGAGACGATATTACACAAGGTTTGCCTCGTGTTCAAGAGTTGTTCGAAGCGCGCAATCCGAAAGGTCAAGCTGTTATTTCTGAAATTGACGGTGTTGTTACTGAAATTAATGAAATCCGGGATAAACAACAAGAAATTGTTGTTCAAGGTGAAGTGGAAACAAGAACATACACTGCACCATTCAATGCTCGTTTAAAAGTATCAAAAGGCGATAAAGTAGAACGCGGTCAAGAGATTACAGAAGGTTCTGTTGACCCGAAAGAACTATTAAAAGTGAAAGACATTTTAGCTGTTCAAGAATATTTATTACGTGAAGTGCAAAAAGTGTACCGTATGCAAGGGGTAGAAATTGGCGATAAACATATTGAGGTAATGGTTCGTCAAATGCTTCGCAAAGTGCGTGTCATAGATCCAGGGGATACAGATGTATTGCCAGGAACACTTCTAGATGTCCATCAATTCACAGATGCGAATAAGAAGGTATTATTGGAAGGGAAACGTCCTGCAACGGGCAGACCAGTACTCCTTGGTATTACAAAAGCATCACTTGAAACAGAGTCGTTTTTATCTGCAGCATCCTTCCAAGAAACAACACGTGTGCTTACAGACGCTGCCATTAAAGGGAAACGTGACGAGTTGCTCGGCTTGAAAGAAAACGTCATTATCGGTAAACTTGTGCCAGCTGGTACAGGTATGCCGCGTTATCGAAAAGTAAAACCAGTTTCTAAGGTGCAATCAACAGACACAACGGTTGCAGTTGAGTAA
- a CDS encoding large subunit ribosomal protein L7A (product_source=KO:K07590; cath_funfam=3.30.1330.30; cog=COG1358; ko=KO:K07590; pfam=PF01248; smart=SM00967; superfamily=55315), whose amino-acid sequence MSYEKVSQAEKIIVGTKQTAKALKNDLVKEVVIAEDAEPRVTMKVIQLAEQKQVPITKVDSMKKLGKACGIEVGAAAVAIIK is encoded by the coding sequence ATGTCTTATGAAAAAGTATCGCAGGCTGAAAAAATAATTGTTGGTACGAAGCAAACAGCGAAAGCTCTAAAAAACGACCTAGTAAAGGAAGTTGTGATTGCTGAGGATGCCGAACCGAGAGTGACGATGAAAGTTATACAATTGGCTGAGCAAAAACAAGTTCCTATTACAAAAGTCGACTCCATGAAAAAGCTTGGAAAAGCTTGTGGAATTGAAGTGGGAGCTGCAGCTGTAGCCATTATAAAATAA
- a CDS encoding small subunit ribosomal protein S12 (product_source=KO:K02950; cath_funfam=2.40.50.140; cog=COG0048; ko=KO:K02950; pfam=PF00164; superfamily=50249; tigrfam=TIGR00981): protein MPTINQLVRKGRTRKIEKSKSPALNKGYNSFKKEHTNVSSPQKRGVCTRVGTMTPKKPNSALRKYARVRLTNGIEVTAYIPGIGHNLQEHSVVLIRGGRVKDLPGVRYHIVRGALDTAGVENRKQGRSKYGTKRPKK from the coding sequence ATGCCTACAATTAACCAATTAGTGCGCAAGGGACGTACTCGTAAAATTGAAAAATCTAAGTCACCTGCGTTAAATAAAGGATACAACAGCTTTAAAAAAGAGCACACTAACGTATCATCACCACAAAAACGTGGAGTTTGTACTCGTGTTGGTACAATGACACCTAAAAAACCAAACTCAGCGCTTCGTAAATATGCTCGTGTTCGTTTAACAAACGGAATCGAAGTGACAGCTTATATTCCAGGTATCGGACACAACTTACAAGAACACAGTGTTGTGTTAATTCGTGGTGGACGTGTTAAAGACTTGCCAGGGGTACGTTATCACATTGTTCGTGGTGCGTTAGATACTGCTGGTGTTGAAAATCGCAAACAAGGTCGTTCAAAATACGGTACAAAACGTCCTAAAAAATAA
- a CDS encoding small subunit ribosomal protein S7 (product_source=KO:K02992; cath_funfam=1.10.455.10; cog=COG0049; ko=KO:K02992; pfam=PF00177; superfamily=47973; tigrfam=TIGR01029): protein MPRKGAVAKRDVLPDPIYNSKLVTRLINKIMVDGKKQKAQTILYKAFDIVKERTGNDPMEVFEQALKNVMPVLEVRARRVGGANYQVPVEVRPDRRTTLGLRWLVNYARLRGEKTMEERLANEIIDAANNTGAAVKKREDTHKMAEANKAFAHYRW, encoded by the coding sequence ATGCCACGTAAAGGTGCTGTAGCAAAACGTGATGTATTACCAGATCCAATTTATAACTCTAAGCTTGTGACACGTTTAATCAACAAAATTATGGTTGATGGCAAAAAGCAAAAAGCACAAACAATCCTTTACAAAGCGTTTGACATCGTAAAGGAGCGAACTGGCAACGATCCGATGGAAGTATTTGAACAAGCTCTTAAAAACGTTATGCCTGTTCTTGAAGTTCGTGCACGTCGTGTCGGTGGTGCGAACTATCAAGTGCCTGTAGAAGTTCGTCCAGATCGCCGTACTACACTTGGACTTCGTTGGTTAGTAAACTACGCTCGTCTTCGTGGTGAAAAAACGATGGAGGAGCGCTTAGCTAACGAAATTATTGACGCAGCTAACAACACTGGAGCAGCTGTTAAAAAGCGTGAAGACACTCATAAAATGGCAGAAGCAAACAAAGCATTTGCTCACTATCGTTGGTAA